The window AGACAAGTACGATTTCTATTATGAGATTGATGTTCTGAATAATTCAATGCAGTTTAAAACACAAACAGCAGATATCATTCCATGGTTCAGCCAGGCGGGTAAAGGAAAGCAAACAATGTGGAAAATTCCGATTGATATCAACACAGGCTATCAGAAAACATGGAATAAACTGGCAGAAGAAGGCTACATAAAAGTTACCATCAAGAAAAGTCCAAGCGGAAAATATCCTAACTTAGTAGGCACAGTTATTCAGCCATAAACCTATTCAGATGTATTCAATATCAAAAAAAATAAACATTACTAAAAAAGCTTCTGTTACAAAAAGCACATTCCTGAACGATGAGGCTCTTCCAGCAGCCATAACCACTTTTACCTGCTGTAATTGCGGTCATGAAAATACAGTTGAAATAATACCCTACGAATCAGGATTTCCAATTTTCCAGGTGTACAATGAAGACAAAGTTGTATCCAAAGATGAGTTATTAAAACACGGAATCGTCAACGGAACTTCTCAAAGAATGCTTCATTTCGGAGAACTGACCGTTAATGATCTTCCTACTTTATACTTTGGGACAGATTGTTCTTCCTGCCATTCAAAATATATCTGCGTATTCAGCTATGGTGAAAAACAACCGGGATTGATGATATTGAGCATCTCAGGCATCTGGAAATATGAAGAATTAAAATAATTGAATAGAATTAAAACACTTCAAAACAAACCACAATTTTTAAATTGTGGTTTGTAATTTTTATAGATTCAATTTTGTTCACAGATAGCCTTTAGATTTATAAAAGGATTTTAATTTTCAAAACATGATTAAATATATCATTCTACTTTAAACACAAACATCTGTGAAAATGATATCATAATTCTTCTCACCTCTTTATTCATACATTTCCTTCTGTACATTTCACATTTTACAAATCCTTTTCTATCTTTGTGGGAAATAAAAAAATTCATGGATAAAATTGATAGTCTGAACCAAGTAGCAGAATTCCATACTACTTTCAAAGCCCCTATTTTAGATACCCCACAAATTCCTTCTCCGGAAAGATGTAATCTGAGAGTAGAACTTTTACAGGAAGAATTGAACGAACTGAAGCAGGCCATTGCAGATAATAATATTGTAGAAATTGCAGATGCATTATGTGATCTTCAGTATGTTTTGAGTGGTGCTGTGCTGGAATTCGGACTTGGCAGCAAATTTGTAGAGCTATTCAACGAAGTTCAGCGTTCCAATATGTCGAAGGCGTGTGATAATGAAGAGCAGGCAAAGGAAACAGTTGAATTCTACAAAGAGAAGGAAGTAGAATCTTTTTATGAAAAGTCAGGAGAAAAATTTAACGTTTACAGACAGGCAGATCATAAAGTATTAAAAAACAAATACTACTCTCCTGCTGATTTAAAATCAATTATCGAGAAATAATATGAAAAAATTTATTACCAATATTGTTGCCTTTTCAAGTTTGTTTTTAGCTGCACAACAGCTTAGCGCTCAAAAAGTAGTAGTAAACCGTGAGGTTGAAACTCAGAAAGACGGCAAAATGCTTTTGGGAAACCAACTGAAAGAGCAGTTTTTAAAAGCTCCTTATGCAGATTGGTATGTAAAGGAACATGATGAATATGCCCTTGACCAAAAAGCAGTCAGTGAATTAAAAAAAGGAAAAATCGGTACCTATGACATGATTGTTTTCATGGGAACATGGTGTGAAGACAGCCACAGAGATTTTCCAAGACTGATGAAAATATTGGAAGCCGTAAACTATCCGGAAAATAAATTAAATATTATTGCTGTAAACCGTAAGAAAGAATCTCCTACCGGGGATGAAAGTCTTTATAATCTTCAGAAAGTCCCTACCATTATCCTGAAAAGATATGGAAAAGAGATTGGAAGAATTGTAGAAATGCCTACTACAGGCTATATTGAAAGAGATCTGGTTGAAATCCTTAAAAAGAACGATTCCTCTGTTATTAAAGAAATTTTTAAATAGATTTTGAGAAATTATAGAACAACCTTATCCTTTGCAGCCGGTGCCGGCGCTATGGTGCTTCTGTTTTTTGGTCTGAAGTCTTGTCTGAATTTGGGAACTAAAACTGAACAGTCGGATTATTATATCCTGACCAATCAGATTTCCAAAATGAATAAGATGGTGGTGATGGAACAGAACACGTCCAGTATGCAGAAAACCAAAATGGGTTATGAAGTATTCGGGAAAGAAGTTTCCAGCAACAGCATTATTACGTATACAAAGACCAATGCACAGGTTTCTTATGATCTTAATAAAATGAAGATCGAAGTAGATTCCATCAACAAAAAACTGATTATAACAGAACTTCCTGATGCTGAGATCAGAATTACACCGAGTGTTGAGATTCAATCTTTAGATGATTCTTTCATTAACAGAATTTCGGAAAAAGATATTAAGAATGTCACAGCAAAAGCTAAAGAAACGGCAGAAAAATCAATTGATCAGAACCAGTTGAGAAATGAGGGCCGCAAACAGCTGATGGAAAACCTGAATAATGTTTTCGTTCTGGCAAAGGCTTTAAATTACACGATTGAGGATAAAACCGGGAAAATTGGTATTCTGGGACTTTAGAATAAAATTCCTGTTTGGCAAACCCTTTGAATGATACTATCCATATTCTTGAAATTTAAAATTTAAAGTCATGGATAAAAAAGAAAAAACCAACAAGAAAGAATCTGCTAATGCTGCAGAAACCAAACAGCAAAATCAGGATTTTCAGAATATTCCTGCAGCATCGAAAAAAACCAATCCACCTGATATTGATAAAGAAGATATTCAGAAATCGTCAAAAAACAAATCAGGAAAAACGGATAATACAAAGAAATAAAAAGCTATAAGGCTTCTTTATAATTGAAAAGTTCCGTCTCATACGAGGCGGAACTTTTCTTTCTAACTATCTAACTGAACTTTTTGTTTCTATACAATGGTCGATTTTCCAATCCTGATATTTTCAAAATTGTAATATGACTTCTCGGAATATCTGATATGGTCGGCAATAAAGCTTCCCACTTCACTTGTTGAGTAATACTGTTTGGTATTAAGATCAATCGTAACATATTTGTTTTCAATAGCATGTTCTACAGACTGTCTTAATTTATCTGCTGCAGCCTGCAGATTAAGGTGGTCAAGCATCATGGCCACACTTAAAATAGAAGCAACAGGATTGGCAATTCCTTTCCCTTTTGCCTGTGGATAAGACCCATGAATAGGCTCAAATAATGCATTCTTCTCTCCTACTGAAGCAGATGGTAATAATCCGATAGATCCTCCAATCACACTGGCTTCATCAGAAATAATATCACCAAACATATTTTCAGTTAAGATAACATCAAAATGTTTAGGATTAAGAATCAGCTGCATAGCCGCATTGTCTACAAACATATAATCAAGCTGTACATCAGGATATTCCGGTGCAATTTCCTGGCACGTCTTTCTCCACAATCTTGAAGTATCCAGTACATTCGCTTTATCAATAAGAGTAAGTTTTTTCTTTCTTTTCTGAGCTTCCTGAAATGCCATATGCGCAATTGGAATAATATCTTCACGACTGTATTTGCAGACATCATAAGCATACGCACCATCGGGATCTGTGAATTTTTCACCGAAATAGATTCCGCTTACCAGTTCTCTGAAAATCTGGATATCAGCTCCTTCA of the Chryseobacterium viscerum genome contains:
- a CDS encoding nucleoside triphosphate pyrophosphohydrolase family protein, with the protein product MDKIDSLNQVAEFHTTFKAPILDTPQIPSPERCNLRVELLQEELNELKQAIADNNIVEIADALCDLQYVLSGAVLEFGLGSKFVELFNEVQRSNMSKACDNEEQAKETVEFYKEKEVESFYEKSGEKFNVYRQADHKVLKNKYYSPADLKSIIEK
- a CDS encoding TlpA family protein disulfide reductase, yielding MKKFITNIVAFSSLFLAAQQLSAQKVVVNREVETQKDGKMLLGNQLKEQFLKAPYADWYVKEHDEYALDQKAVSELKKGKIGTYDMIVFMGTWCEDSHRDFPRLMKILEAVNYPENKLNIIAVNRKKESPTGDESLYNLQKVPTIILKRYGKEIGRIVEMPTTGYIERDLVEILKKNDSSVIKEIFK
- a CDS encoding DUF4230 domain-containing protein is translated as MRNYRTTLSFAAGAGAMVLLFFGLKSCLNLGTKTEQSDYYILTNQISKMNKMVVMEQNTSSMQKTKMGYEVFGKEVSSNSIITYTKTNAQVSYDLNKMKIEVDSINKKLIITELPDAEIRITPSVEIQSLDDSFINRISEKDIKNVTAKAKETAEKSIDQNQLRNEGRKQLMENLNNVFVLAKALNYTIEDKTGKIGILGL
- the leuB gene encoding 3-isopropylmalate dehydrogenase, which gives rise to MSNNYFKIAVLPGDGIGPEIIAESIKILDVIAEAFQCKFHFDYGLIGAEAIFKTGNPLPEETLKICKESDAVLFGAIGDPVFDNNPEAKVRPEQGLLKLRKELGLFANIRPLKTYASLIDKSPLKREIIEGADIQIFRELVSGIYFGEKFTDPDGAYAYDVCKYSREDIIPIAHMAFQEAQKRKKKLTLIDKANVLDTSRLWRKTCQEIAPEYPDVQLDYMFVDNAAMQLILNPKHFDVILTENMFGDIISDEASVIGGSIGLLPSASVGEKNALFEPIHGSYPQAKGKGIANPVASILSVAMMLDHLNLQAAADKLRQSVEHAIENKYVTIDLNTKQYYSTSEVGSFIADHIRYSEKSYYNFENIRIGKSTIV